The Clostridiaceae bacterium HFYG-1003 genome includes a window with the following:
- the proC gene encoding pyrroline-5-carboxylate reductase yields the protein MKVGFIGFGNMAYAMAGGMIKYGGFDPADLMVSARDMDKLKSRANGLKIACTKDNRQVAAQSEILFLAVKPHFISQVIQEIADVLRPETIVVSVAAGISLAEMEECLGRPGKLIRALPNTPVLVGQGMTLYEANEQVTPAEEDAVVQLLEGFGKARRIDEALFAGTGSMTGCSPAFLYMLMEAMGDAAVRQGMTREAAYELAAQTVKGSAEMVLETKLHPGQLKDMVTSPGGTTIEGVRVLERLGFRSAIMEAIIAAAEKTKK from the coding sequence ATGAAAGTTGGTTTTATTGGATTTGGCAATATGGCCTATGCCATGGCCGGAGGAATGATAAAATACGGCGGCTTTGATCCGGCGGATCTGATGGTCTCCGCCCGGGACATGGATAAGCTGAAAAGTCGGGCAAATGGACTGAAAATCGCCTGCACCAAGGACAACCGTCAAGTCGCAGCCCAGTCGGAGATTCTGTTTCTGGCCGTTAAACCACACTTTATCAGCCAGGTCATTCAGGAGATTGCCGATGTACTCCGCCCGGAAACCATCGTGGTTTCGGTTGCTGCCGGCATCAGTCTGGCGGAAATGGAGGAGTGTCTGGGAAGACCGGGAAAACTGATCCGAGCTCTGCCAAACACGCCGGTTCTGGTTGGACAGGGAATGACCTTGTATGAAGCCAACGAACAGGTGACACCAGCTGAAGAAGATGCAGTGGTTCAGCTGCTGGAAGGATTTGGCAAAGCCCGTCGAATTGATGAAGCACTGTTTGCGGGCACCGGTTCAATGACCGGTTGCTCACCGGCCTTTCTCTACATGCTCATGGAGGCGATGGGAGATGCCGCGGTCCGTCAGGGTATGACCCGGGAGGCAGCCTATGAACTGGCCGCCCAAACCGTCAAGGGCTCTGCAGAAATGGTCCTGGAGACGAAGCTCCACCCGGGACAGCTCAAAGATATGGTCACCAGTCCGGGCGGAACCACCATCGAAGGGGTAAGAGTTCTGGAACGTCTGGGATTCCGCTCAGCGATCATGGAAGCAATCATCGCTGCCGCTGAAAAAACCAAAAAATAA
- a CDS encoding M3 family oligoendopeptidase, translated as MKSLRWNLDSLYQGFETDDFREDFDRLETGLKEFTQWTNLRMSGNDSAVETLEDYLRRLVEIRKLSARLGAFSHLTLSVDSKNEAAKQAMNRLQNLSGEMTQLEVRLIQYLKGLSDLESVMKESQFLQEHEFFLKEHKKKTDHLLSEAEEVLISKLRNTGSTAFGQLQGDLTANLLIEVPLDGKSQSLPLPAVRNLAYHSDAQVRREAYFSEQKAYAAVEETSAAALNAIKGEVITVAELKGYASPLEETLEDSRMTAAALDSLLGVIREYLPWFHRYLRRKAELLGHSDGLPFYDLFAPMGEVSRTFTYDEAIGYIVGNFRKFSSRLAGYVQKAYDEEWLDVEPRMGKRGGAFCLNLPVIKESRIMSNFNGSFSNMTTLAHELGHGYHGFNLKDESILNTSYPMPIAETASIFNETIVVNAALSEASDQEKIAILEASISDATQVIVDIYSRYLFESDLFAQRKDRTLSADRLKEMMLNAQREAYGDGLDHSLLHPYMWVNKPHYYRAGLSFYNFPYAFGLLFAKGLYAMYLEKGEDFLPLYDKLLNETGRNDLKDLTASVGIDLENPAFFRSSMELIRQDIEEFLKLTGKE; from the coding sequence ATGAAAAGTTTACGATGGAATCTGGATTCGCTGTATCAGGGGTTTGAGACAGATGATTTCAGGGAGGATTTTGATCGCCTTGAAACCGGGTTGAAAGAATTTACCCAGTGGACAAATCTTCGGATGAGTGGCAATGATTCAGCAGTTGAGACGTTGGAGGATTACCTCAGACGTCTGGTGGAAATCAGAAAATTATCTGCCCGGCTGGGTGCATTCAGCCATCTGACGCTGTCGGTGGACTCAAAGAACGAAGCAGCCAAGCAGGCCATGAACCGACTGCAAAATCTTTCCGGTGAGATGACTCAGCTGGAAGTGCGGCTGATCCAGTACTTAAAGGGTCTGTCTGATCTGGAGTCGGTCATGAAGGAAAGCCAGTTCCTGCAGGAACATGAGTTCTTCCTGAAGGAGCATAAGAAAAAAACAGATCATCTTCTTTCTGAAGCGGAGGAAGTCCTGATCAGCAAGCTGAGAAATACCGGGTCTACGGCGTTTGGCCAGCTTCAGGGCGATCTGACGGCCAACCTGCTCATCGAAGTGCCTCTGGACGGGAAGAGCCAGAGCCTGCCGCTGCCGGCGGTGCGAAACCTGGCCTATCACAGTGATGCACAGGTGCGCCGGGAGGCTTACTTCAGCGAACAGAAGGCCTATGCAGCAGTCGAGGAAACATCAGCTGCCGCCCTCAATGCCATAAAAGGCGAAGTCATTACGGTGGCGGAGCTTAAGGGGTATGCCTCTCCGTTGGAGGAGACGCTGGAAGACTCCCGCATGACAGCAGCGGCATTGGATTCACTGCTCGGAGTGATCCGCGAATATCTGCCCTGGTTCCACCGTTACCTCCGGCGCAAAGCAGAACTCCTGGGACATTCTGACGGTCTGCCATTCTATGATTTATTTGCGCCCATGGGTGAAGTGTCAAGAACCTTTACTTATGATGAGGCGATTGGCTACATCGTCGGAAATTTCCGGAAATTCAGCAGTCGGCTGGCCGGCTATGTCCAAAAGGCCTACGATGAGGAATGGCTGGATGTTGAGCCCCGCATGGGCAAGCGAGGCGGAGCCTTCTGCCTGAATCTGCCGGTCATCAAGGAATCCAGAATTATGTCAAATTTCAATGGTTCCTTCAGCAATATGACGACTCTGGCCCATGAACTGGGACACGGTTATCATGGATTCAATCTGAAGGATGAGTCGATCTTAAATACGTCTTATCCGATGCCAATCGCAGAAACGGCATCGATCTTCAATGAAACCATCGTGGTCAACGCAGCACTTTCTGAAGCGTCTGACCAGGAGAAAATTGCGATACTGGAAGCCAGCATCTCGGATGCCACCCAGGTTATCGTGGACATCTATTCCCGGTATCTGTTTGAATCGGATCTGTTCGCGCAGCGTAAGGACCGCACTTTGTCTGCTGACCGGCTCAAGGAGATGATGCTGAACGCTCAGCGGGAAGCTTACGGCGACGGGCTGGACCATAGCCTGCTGCATCCGTACATGTGGGTCAACAAACCGCACTATTACCGTGCCGGACTGTCCTTCTACAACTTCCCCTATGCCTTTGGACTTCTGTTTGCCAAGGGGCTGTACGCCATGTACCTGGAAAAGGGAGAAGACTTCCTGCCGCTCTACGACAAGCTGCTCAATGAAACCGGCCGCAATGATCTGAAGGATCTGACGGCATCAGTGGGGATTGACCTGGAGAATCCTGCCTTCTTCCGTTCCTCCATGGAACTGATCCGGCAGGATATCGAAGAATTCCTCAAGCTCACGGGAAAGGAATGA
- a CDS encoding VOC family protein, producing the protein MTGVEIDLVVHDSVKAMSFYQKVFRAERLEVTNFERGLNEAVFVLFETRFHLLDENPEYGLVAPLPEEDKPFWVNLMVEDLDRILETALENGATLIQPITPIPEIGVKNASFMDPYGHVWLLHQLLDETISDDPEARMAFLEEKFGRKS; encoded by the coding sequence ATGACGGGTGTAGAGATCGATCTGGTTGTGCACGACAGTGTGAAAGCCATGAGTTTTTATCAGAAGGTGTTCCGGGCGGAACGCCTGGAAGTGACGAATTTCGAAAGGGGACTCAATGAGGCGGTGTTTGTCTTGTTTGAAACCCGTTTTCATCTGCTGGACGAGAATCCGGAATATGGACTGGTTGCACCGCTGCCGGAGGAAGACAAGCCGTTCTGGGTTAATCTGATGGTGGAAGACCTGGATCGGATTCTTGAAACAGCGCTGGAGAACGGAGCCACACTGATTCAGCCGATTACGCCCATTCCAGAGATCGGTGTGAAAAATGCCAGCTTTATGGATCCATACGGTCATGTCTGGCTGCTGCATCAGCTGCTGGATGAGACGATTTCGGATGATCCGGAAGCGCGCATGGCATTTCTGGAAGAGAAATTCGGCAGAAAATCCTGA
- a CDS encoding GyrI-like domain-containing protein, translating to MAYDFKKEQKELYQPKTKPVIVDVPPMRFLMMDGQGNPNTSADYQNSLNVLYGLSYTIKMTKDWPGWFEYVVPPLEGLWRVNDQLFTGPDSIPLNKADLIWTAMIRQPEFVTEAVLTGALDILRRKKPELDPTGVRLEEYHEGLCVQVLHIGSYDAEPETIRAMDRFAAESGYEIDMSGERRHHEIYLSDPRRTAQGKLKTVLRHPIRLK from the coding sequence GTGGCTTATGATTTTAAGAAAGAGCAAAAGGAGTTGTATCAGCCAAAGACAAAACCTGTGATTGTGGACGTTCCGCCCATGCGATTCTTGATGATGGACGGTCAGGGAAATCCAAACACCAGTGCAGACTACCAGAACAGCCTGAATGTCCTGTATGGCCTGTCCTATACCATCAAGATGACCAAAGACTGGCCCGGCTGGTTTGAATACGTCGTGCCACCCCTGGAGGGCCTCTGGCGGGTGAACGATCAACTGTTTACCGGACCGGATTCCATACCGCTGAACAAAGCGGATCTGATATGGACTGCCATGATCCGCCAGCCGGAATTTGTGACAGAGGCCGTTCTGACGGGAGCATTGGACATTCTGCGGCGGAAGAAACCGGAGTTGGATCCGACTGGCGTAAGACTGGAAGAGTATCACGAAGGCCTGTGTGTTCAAGTCCTGCACATCGGATCCTATGACGCGGAACCGGAAACGATTCGGGCCATGGATCGATTTGCCGCCGAATCGGGCTATGAGATCGATATGTCAGGGGAGCGCAGGCATCATGAGATATACTTGAGTGATCCCAGAAGAACAGCTCAGGGCAAGCTCAAAACGGTGCTGCGCCATCCCATCCGGCTGAAGTAA
- a CDS encoding ferritin family protein, with protein sequence MENQKNLEIIKQAILNEVEGYQFYKMYSEKVTSPEVKKTFLDIANEELEHIEYLKKLMSNSREDNLKMAEMEVPAPGIFKFSNLTPAELSLALAAFSIATKMEDDSQKFYAKAAADAQTDEEKVLFNKLQEWEISHRDAFDAKYQELKEDWWADNAFAPF encoded by the coding sequence ATGGAAAACCAGAAAAATCTTGAGATCATCAAGCAGGCCATCCTGAACGAAGTAGAAGGTTATCAGTTTTATAAGATGTATTCGGAAAAGGTAACCAGCCCCGAAGTGAAGAAAACCTTCCTGGATATCGCCAATGAAGAGCTGGAGCACATTGAGTACCTGAAAAAGCTGATGTCCAACTCCAGAGAAGATAACCTGAAAATGGCTGAGATGGAAGTGCCCGCACCGGGAATCTTTAAGTTCTCCAATCTGACCCCCGCAGAACTGTCTCTCGCACTGGCTGCTTTCTCCATCGCCACCAAGATGGAGGATGACTCTCAGAAATTTTACGCAAAGGCAGCCGCCGATGCCCAGACCGACGAAGAAAAAGTGTTATTCAACAAACTTCAGGAGTGGGAGATTTCACATCGGGATGCCTTCGATGCAAAATACCAGGAACTGAAAGAAGACTGGTGGGCTGACAATGCCTTCGCCCCATTCTAA
- a CDS encoding O-antigen ligase family protein, with translation MTYTLRSRNYIDTYSRPAMFSLLLIFVVGSLLLEYGESILLGCSVLILYGIYLYLYAPARQRLVEGLRDARHSRTTLAMVFIPLWSFLSAIWSEARLDTLGNSLMYFYLLMLYLAMKYEFNEEHYRKRLFQAFTLAIAGTMGYLVWQYASAYVRHEAIVRDRFISTIENSNNLGIIAMMFFLICASLVRSAVDWKSRLLYGVLALFSLAGILTSQSRSSIVVIGVMLIYIIWKYNPKYILVLALLAMVVVVTPTLQQRVLDIFSYEQNVQRVKVWHVASMLFRENPFFGVGANAFRVGYVRIFEANPQMFNNYDIKVLWHAHNMFLRFAAEQGIPGLASLFLLIGGSVRMMRSITKAQVYRASRSFLMDGVYLAIIAFYLGNILDSYWMSPKPLFVFYFILGLAGGYARHHRLSS, from the coding sequence ATGACTTATACCTTAAGATCAAGGAATTACATAGATACATACAGCCGTCCCGCCATGTTCAGCCTGCTGCTGATTTTTGTGGTCGGATCTCTCCTGCTGGAATACGGTGAGTCGATCCTGCTGGGATGCAGTGTGCTGATTTTGTACGGCATTTACTTATATTTATATGCCCCGGCCAGACAGCGACTGGTTGAGGGCCTGCGTGACGCCAGACACAGCAGAACGACCCTCGCCATGGTGTTTATCCCCCTGTGGTCATTTCTCTCCGCCATCTGGTCGGAAGCCCGATTGGATACGCTGGGCAACAGCTTGATGTATTTCTACTTGCTGATGCTTTACCTGGCTATGAAATACGAGTTTAACGAGGAGCATTACCGAAAACGGCTGTTCCAGGCATTTACACTGGCCATCGCCGGAACGATGGGTTACCTGGTCTGGCAGTATGCCTCGGCTTATGTCAGGCACGAGGCCATTGTGCGCGACCGCTTCATTTCAACCATAGAAAATTCGAACAATCTGGGTATCATTGCCATGATGTTTTTTCTGATCTGCGCTTCACTGGTGCGCAGTGCCGTGGATTGGAAAAGCCGCCTCCTGTATGGTGTTCTGGCCCTGTTCAGCCTGGCTGGAATCCTGACTTCGCAGTCCCGCTCAAGCATTGTGGTGATCGGTGTGATGCTGATCTATATCATCTGGAAATATAATCCCAAGTATATTCTGGTGCTGGCACTCCTGGCGATGGTGGTGGTGGTCACCCCCACGCTGCAGCAGCGGGTGCTGGATATTTTCTCCTACGAACAGAATGTTCAGCGGGTCAAAGTATGGCATGTCGCTTCCATGCTGTTTCGGGAAAACCCGTTCTTCGGAGTGGGCGCCAACGCCTTTCGGGTGGGCTATGTCCGAATTTTTGAAGCAAATCCCCAGATGTTCAACAATTATGACATCAAAGTACTGTGGCATGCCCACAACATGTTTCTGCGCTTTGCCGCAGAACAGGGCATTCCGGGACTGGCTTCGCTGTTCCTCCTGATTGGCGGTTCGGTCCGGATGATGCGTTCCATCACCAAGGCTCAGGTTTACCGCGCCAGCCGATCTTTTTTAATGGATGGTGTATATCTGGCCATCATCGCATTCTATCTGGGTAATATTCTGGACAGCTACTGGATGTCGCCCAAACCGCTGTTTGTGTTCTACTTCATCCTGGGACTGGCCGGAGGATATGCCCGGCATCATCGCCTCTCATCCTGA
- a CDS encoding ferredoxin: MNPVVDKDLCIGCGLCPSIAPEIFEMEDDGKAVALVAETSDPAAQEAADSCPVGAILL; this comes from the coding sequence ATGAATCCAGTAGTTGATAAAGACTTATGTATCGGTTGCGGCCTTTGCCCAAGCATTGCTCCTGAAATCTTCGAAATGGAAGACGACGGAAAAGCAGTTGCTCTGGTTGCTGAAACTTCAGATCCAGCCGCTCAGGAAGCAGCTGACAGCTGCCCAGTCGGAGCAATCCTGCTCTAA
- a CDS encoding DUF4097 domain-containing protein → MGKTMKLFLVLALLVSLVGFAMSVISAQQAGLSVADLARMVEMNLKKLNIDIVVPEYSSVEQTMTVTPKGEVHNIVLKSSFADIAVESGEEFQVRLQGNVTNELDDLLSWRQSDDTLYLDVAAVIKENPTATGLYALVTLPAEQFREFELATVSGSVQITGIEADRIQMESKSGNLNIYDSTLTEAVIKTTSGDILILNDDPMEFQCRTDSGSIDIMGEDLSGSLKTKSGSISLNFGDLTNDLVLTTDSGHMEIYYRGSDLAYRFTSESGDVRVHQDDAELEASGTAGEGQHSIRGSSQSGSVTFEFIEEDLMIRE, encoded by the coding sequence ATGGGTAAAACAATGAAGCTTTTTCTGGTGCTTGCGCTGCTCGTAAGCCTGGTAGGTTTTGCCATGAGCGTGATTTCAGCACAACAGGCCGGTTTGTCCGTTGCCGATCTGGCACGGATGGTGGAAATGAATCTGAAAAAACTGAACATTGACATAGTGGTTCCTGAATACAGCAGCGTGGAGCAAACCATGACGGTAACACCCAAAGGCGAAGTGCACAATATTGTCCTCAAGTCGTCCTTTGCGGATATTGCCGTTGAATCCGGCGAGGAATTCCAAGTCCGGCTTCAGGGAAATGTCACCAATGAGCTGGACGATTTACTGTCCTGGCGGCAGTCGGATGATACACTCTATCTGGATGTCGCTGCAGTCATCAAGGAAAATCCTACTGCGACAGGCTTATATGCTCTTGTCACCCTGCCGGCGGAACAATTTCGTGAGTTCGAGCTGGCAACTGTCTCAGGTTCGGTTCAGATTACCGGAATTGAGGCCGATCGGATCCAGATGGAATCCAAGTCCGGTAATTTGAATATCTACGATTCCACTCTGACAGAAGCAGTAATCAAGACAACTTCAGGGGATATTCTGATTCTCAATGATGATCCCATGGAGTTCCAGTGTCGGACCGACAGTGGCTCCATCGATATTATGGGAGAAGATTTATCTGGATCCCTCAAGACGAAATCCGGCTCAATCAGCCTTAATTTCGGCGATCTGACGAATGATCTTGTGCTGACCACGGATTCCGGTCATATGGAGATTTACTACAGAGGTTCTGATCTGGCATACCGCTTTACGAGCGAATCCGGCGATGTCCGGGTGCATCAGGATGATGCGGAGCTGGAAGCATCGGGTACTGCGGGAGAAGGGCAGCATTCCATCAGAGGGAGCAGCCAGTCCGGTTCAGTCACCTTCGAGTTCATTGAGGAAGATCTGATGATTCGTGAGTAA